Part of the bacterium genome is shown below.
AGCTTCTTCCATGACGTAATCACCGAAGAGAGCTCTTTCGTTGGAACGGGAGATTGAAGATCGTATTTAAGATTTCCCATTACGTGAACAGAGTCCGCTCCCAGCGATCTCATCCGCTGAGCGTCTTCCTCGGTCTGCATCCAGCTTTCGGTAAATTTTGGGAGCACATTCCTTACCAACCTGTACCGGGCAATAGACCGGTCCGAGAGTCTGCCGTTGATCAAGATCACGGGGATACCGGCTGCTTGCGCTGTCCAGAGAAAGTTCGGCCAGATTTCCGTTTCCATGACGAACACGACTTTCGGTTCGAGGCTTCGAAAAACTTTGCGGATGCACCAGCTCCAATCAAAAGGGAAATAGAAGGCAGCTTCGGGCAGGAGTTGCCGCGCCAGTTTCTGCCCCGTAAGCGTCGTCGTTGACACGAAAACCGGAATACCGGGCGCGAGCTTCTGAATTCTCCGGATCAGCGTTTTGCACGCGAGAAACTCGCCGACACTGACCGCATGAATCCAGATGGAAGGAACATCGCTACGGCATGGGATATTACCGAATCTCTGCCAGACCGTGGAAAGATACTTTCCACGAACCAGACCTGCAACCAGGAAATAAGGCAGAGCAAGGAAAAAGGCGCAAGTGTATAGAAAGGCATAGAGAAAACGCATCGTCTTTTTTGAGTTTAACATACCGGTTAGAAGCAGGATAAGTTAGAATTAACTTCTGATTTGCTTGGCGCCTTGGCGTCTTGGCGGTTAGATCCTACAGGAGGAATAATGGAAGAGAAGCGAATTGATATACAGGTACAGGCGGACGAAGCCACTTTGCAGGGAAAATATTCAACGATGGCGCAGGTGGTCCACACGCCAGAAGAATTCTGGATTGATTTTTTTGCGCTTCTACCGAATACGCAGATGGCAAGATTACTCGCTCGAATTATTGTGTCCCCCCAACATGCGAAAAGACTGGGAAATGCCATCCTTGATAACGTTTCTAAATATGAATCCAAGTACGGAACCATCGATGAAGGGAAGTCGTCACCGCCACAATTCGGGTTCCAGCAATAGCCACTAAGCTGTTGTTTTACAATGAGTTGACTTTTGAAAATGTGGCTGACATAATATGCTTCCCAAATGATAAAAGCAGATCTGGTCGACATAGTCGCCAAGGAAACAAAAATCACAAAGACACAGGCCGAACGGGCTGTGAATGCCGCGATCGAGTCGCTGCGTGAGGCTCTGACGGATGGTCGCAGGATCGAACTGAGAGGTTTCGGCGTCTTCCAGGTGAAACCCCGCAAGCGCGGAATCGGACGGAACCCGCGCACAAAAGAGGAAGTTGAAATTCCACCCGGCAAAACAATCCGCTTCAAGCCGGGCAAGAATCTGCAAAATATCCCGTGAAGTGGTAATGGCAGAGTATTTGCCATAGTTTTGTGAAATAAACCTGTTCTCTCACTTATCTGCCATTGAGCCACATAAATACTGCGCGCAAATGCTCTGCAACTCCGCGGGAGCTAGCAGAGCATTGTCTCGGCAAAATAAGGATGCATGCTGGCGCAGAGTTCCATTGCCCAAAGAAGTTCAAACGATTACTACGGACAATGCTCTGCCACTACAAATCTTTGCTTTGCTTCTTTGCGTTAAAAACTTAAATTAGTTACGATGTCTGAACGGATTTTTTCTGGAGCGATTGATTATTCGGCGGCGCCATCGCAGCGCTATTTTCTTCACGCTTCTCTCTTCTTGCTGACCGTTCTCACCACGCTT
Proteins encoded:
- a CDS encoding 3-deoxy-D-manno-octulosonic acid transferase, which gives rise to MLNSKKTMRFLYAFLYTCAFFLALPYFLVAGLVRGKYLSTVWQRFGNIPCRSDVPSIWIHAVSVGEFLACKTLIRRIQKLAPGIPVFVSTTTLTGQKLARQLLPEAAFYFPFDWSWCIRKVFRSLEPKVVFVMETEIWPNFLWTAQAAGIPVILINGRLSDRSIARYRLVRNVLPKFTESWMQTEEDAQRMRSLGADSVHVMGNLKYDLQSPVPTKELSSVITSWKKLNLLWIAGSTMSGEEDLVLDVFMNLKHEFPLKLLIAPRHPERFSEVADVVSGKGLEVTLRSHGKTENTDVMILDTIGELAGAYQFADIVLIGGTLLKTGGGHNPIEPAYFGKPIIAGPNFSNFRAVVQDFQKKNAILITDQLLAGMRDLLQNVEKRFRLGEAARTIVEENAGATDKVLDVLTRVLEQRAPAVLG
- a CDS encoding DUF3467 domain-containing protein, yielding MEEKRIDIQVQADEATLQGKYSTMAQVVHTPEEFWIDFFALLPNTQMARLLARIIVSPQHAKRLGNAILDNVSKYESKYGTIDEGKSSPPQFGFQQ
- a CDS encoding integration host factor subunit beta, with product MIKADLVDIVAKETKITKTQAERAVNAAIESLREALTDGRRIELRGFGVFQVKPRKRGIGRNPRTKEEVEIPPGKTIRFKPGKNLQNIP